A portion of the Eretmochelys imbricata isolate rEreImb1 unplaced genomic scaffold, rEreImb1.hap1 Scaffold_35, whole genome shotgun sequence genome contains these proteins:
- the CPNE6 gene encoding copine-6 produces the protein MSEVDKSQPVALGASRVELRVSCWNLLDQDTLTNPNPCVVLKQLSEGEWSEVGRSEIMHCSLNPVFSHVFPLDYFFEEMQTLCFKVYDSGAKGTADAEFQDDAFLGEAECSLGQIVSQTKVTKPLLLKTGKTAGKSTITIEAEEVTSTNDFVQLEFRAQKLDNKDLFSKSDPFLEIYKVNSNNTEQLVMRTEVINNNLSPSWEPFRLSLHSLCSCDPDKTIRCVVYDYNSSGKHDYIGEFTTTFREMQEVSSGKEVEFECINPKYQEKKKHYTNSGMVLLTQCKVEKVHTFLDYIMGGLQIYFTVAIDFTASNGDPRSEHSLHFINPKEPNEYLKALSAVGEICQDYDSDKKFPAFGFGARIPPNYEVSHDFAINFDPDNPECERISGVIEAYKRCLPQIQLYGPTNLAPIINRVLAPASEEEGSGPPMRYRVLLVLTDGVLSDMPATREAVIRASRLPVSIIIVGVGNTDFSDMRALDEEDGTQESEGKRAARDIVQFVPFREFKKAPPAALAKCVLAEVPSQVVEFYGSRGIVPGPRTPRPQ, from the exons ATGTCGGAGGTGGACAAGTCCCAGCCAGTGGCCCTGGGGGCCTCGCGGGTTGAGCTCCGGGTCTCATGCTGGAACCTCCTGGACCAGGACACCCTGACCAACCCGAACCCCTGCGTGGTGCTGAAGCAGCTCAGCGAGGGGGAGTGGAGCGAG gtgggGCGCTCTGAGATCATGCACTGCAGCCTGAACCCCGTCTTCTCCCACGTCTTCCCACTGGACTACTTCTTCGAGGAGATGCAGACGCTGTGCTTCAAAGTCTACGACTCCGGCGCCAAGGGCACTGCGGATGCGGAGTTCCAGGATGATGCTTTCCTGGGGGAGGCCGAGTGCTCCCTGGGCCAG ATCGTGTCCCAGACCAAGGTCACCAAGCCGCTGCTACTCAAGACTGGGAAGACTGCGGGAAAATCCACCATCACG ATTGAAGCAGAAGAGGTCACTAGTACCAACGACTTTGTGCAGCTTGAGTTCCGGGCTCAGAAGCTGGACAACAAG GATCTCTTCAGCAAGTCTGACCCTTTCCTGGAAATCTACAAGGTGAACAGTAACAACACGGAGCAGCTGGTGATGAGGACGgag gtgATAAATAACAACCTCAGCCCCAGCTGGGAACCCTTCCGCCTCTCCCTCCACTCGCTGTGCAGCTGCGACCCAGACAAGACCATACGG TGTGTCGTTTACGACTATAACTCCAGCGGGAAACACGATTACATCGGTGAATTCACGACAACCTTCCGTGAAATGCAGGAGGTTTCCTCAGGGAAAGAG GTGGAGTTTGAGTGCATCAACCCGAAGTACCAGGAGAAGAAGAAACACTACACTAACTCTGGCATGGTGCTTCTGACCCAGTGCAAG GTGGAGAAGGTTCACACGTTCCTGGATTACATCATGGGCGGACTGCAGATCTACTTCACG GTGGCAATTGACTTCACGGCTTCCAACGGCGACCCGCGCAGCGAACACTCCCTGCATTTCATCAACCCCAAGGAACCCAACGAATACCTCAAAGCGCTGTCAGCCGTGGGTGAGATCTGCCAGGACTATGACAG cgaCAAGAAGTTTCCAGCCTTTGGATTTGGGGCACGGATCCCCCCAAACTACGAG GTCTCCCATGATTTTGCAATCAACTTCGACCCAGACAACCCGGAGTGTGAAC GGATCTCGGGGGTGATCGAGGCCTACAAGCGGTGCCTGCCCCAGATCCAGCTCTACGGCCCCACCAACCTGGCCCCCATCATCAACCGGGTGCTGGCCCCCGCCAGCGAGGAAGAGGGCAGCGGGCCTCCCAtg cgcTACCGGGTGCTGCTGGTGCTGACGGACGGGGTGCTGAGCGACATGCCGGCCACGCGGGAAGCTGTCATCCGAGCCTCGCGCCTGCCCGTCTCCATCAtcattgtgggggtggggaacaccGACTTCTCTGACATGCGGGCGCTGGACGAGGAGGAcgggacccaggagtccgaggGGAAGCGGGCCGCCCGCGACATCGTCCAGTTTGTGCCCTTCCGCGAGTTCAAGAAG GCCCCCCCGGCAGCGCTGGCCAAGTGCGTGCTGGCCGAGGTCCCCAGCCAGGTGGTGGAGTTTTATGGCAGCCGCGGCATCGTCCCCGGCCCCCGAACTCCTCGGCCCCAGTGA